A stretch of the Photobacterium sp. CCB-ST2H9 genome encodes the following:
- the leuC gene encoding 3-isopropylmalate dehydratase large subunit, translating to MSNTTTGKTLYEKVYDAHIVVEAEGENPILYIDRHLVHEVTSPQAFDGLREKGRQVRQTGKTFATMDHNVSTQTKDIKASGEMARIQMETLAKNCKEFGVTLYDLNHKYQGIVHVMGPELGITLPGMTIVCGDSHTATHGAFGSLAFGIGTSEVEHVLATQTLKQARAKTMKIEVKGKVAPGITAKDIILAIIGETTAAGGTGHVVEFCGEAITDLTMEGRMTVCNMAIELGAKAGLIAPDQTTFDYIQGRHFAPADANFEAAVAYWKTLKSDPDAQFDKVVTLNAADIKPQVTWGTNPGQVIAVDEPIPAPENFSDPVERASAEKALAYMGLQAGKKLSDFPVDKVFIGSCTNSRIEDMRAAAAVAKGRKVAPNVQALVVPGSEQVKAQAEQEGLDKIFIEAGFEWRLPGCSMCLAMNNDRLGPGERCASTSNRNFEGRQGRDGRTHLVSPAMAAAAACAGHFVDIRELDQETLATA from the coding sequence ATGTCAAACACAACAACAGGCAAAACGCTGTACGAAAAAGTTTATGATGCCCACATCGTGGTCGAGGCTGAAGGCGAAAACCCGATCCTGTATATCGACCGTCATCTGGTTCATGAAGTGACTTCTCCGCAGGCCTTTGACGGCCTGCGCGAAAAAGGCCGTCAGGTCCGCCAGACCGGCAAAACTTTTGCCACCATGGACCACAACGTCTCGACCCAGACCAAAGATATCAAGGCTTCGGGCGAGATGGCCCGCATCCAGATGGAAACGCTGGCGAAAAACTGCAAAGAATTCGGCGTCACCCTGTATGACCTGAACCACAAATATCAGGGCATCGTGCACGTCATGGGGCCGGAACTGGGGATCACCCTGCCGGGCATGACCATCGTCTGCGGCGACTCCCACACGGCTACCCATGGTGCATTCGGTTCACTGGCCTTCGGTATCGGCACGTCTGAGGTTGAACATGTGCTGGCGACCCAGACCCTGAAACAGGCCCGCGCCAAGACCATGAAAATTGAGGTCAAAGGCAAAGTCGCACCGGGGATCACTGCCAAAGACATCATTCTGGCCATCATCGGAGAAACCACTGCCGCCGGTGGAACAGGCCACGTGGTGGAATTCTGCGGCGAAGCCATTACCGACCTGACCATGGAAGGCCGGATGACGGTCTGTAACATGGCGATCGAACTGGGCGCCAAAGCCGGTCTGATTGCGCCGGACCAGACCACCTTCGACTACATTCAGGGCCGCCACTTTGCACCAGCGGATGCCAACTTTGAAGCTGCCGTCGCATACTGGAAAACCCTGAAATCTGATCCGGATGCGCAGTTCGACAAAGTCGTCACCCTGAATGCCGCAGACATCAAACCTCAGGTCACCTGGGGCACCAACCCGGGTCAGGTGATTGCGGTGGACGAGCCAATCCCGGCTCCGGAAAACTTCAGCGATCCGGTCGAGCGTGCTTCTGCCGAGAAAGCTCTGGCCTACATGGGTCTGCAGGCCGGCAAAAAACTGTCTGACTTCCCGGTCGATAAAGTCTTCATCGGCTCCTGCACCAACTCCCGCATTGAAGATATGCGTGCCGCGGCAGCCGTTGCCAAAGGCCGCAAGGTTGCACCAAACGTTCAGGCGCTGGTGGTTCCCGGCTCTGAGCAGGTGAAAGCGCAGGCGGAACAGGAAGGTCTGGACAAGATTTTCATTGAAGCCGGTTTTGAATGGCGCCTGCCGGGCTGCTCCATGTGTCTGGCGATGAACAACGACCGTCTGGGTCCCGGGGAGCGCTGCGCTTCCACCAGTAACCGGAACTTCGAAGGCCGTCAGGGCCGTGATGGCCGCACCCATCTGGTGAGCCCGGCCATGGCAGCTGCTGCAGCCTGCGCCGGTCACTTCGTGGATATCCGCGAGCTGGACCAAGAAACCCTTGCGACCGCCTAA
- the leuD gene encoding 3-isopropylmalate dehydratase small subunit, whose product MAGIQQHTGLVVPLDAANVDTDAIIPKQFLQKVNRIGFGKHLFHDWRFLDDAGKQPNPEFVLNYPRYQGASILLARENFGCGSSREHAPWALADYGIKVMIAPSFADIFYGNSINNQMVPVRLTETEVDEIFQYVEANEGAEVTVDLETMTVSANGKSYSFEIDEFRRHCLLNGLDNIGLTLQHEDKIAEYESKIPAFLA is encoded by the coding sequence ATGGCAGGAATTCAACAACATACCGGACTGGTGGTGCCGCTGGATGCCGCGAACGTCGACACTGACGCCATCATTCCGAAACAGTTTTTACAGAAAGTAAACCGCATTGGCTTTGGCAAGCATCTATTCCACGACTGGCGTTTTCTGGACGATGCGGGTAAGCAACCCAATCCGGAATTTGTCCTGAACTACCCGCGCTATCAGGGTGCCAGCATCTTGCTGGCCCGGGAAAACTTCGGCTGTGGTTCTTCCCGCGAACATGCCCCGTGGGCGCTGGCGGATTACGGCATCAAAGTAATGATTGCACCCAGCTTTGCCGATATCTTCTACGGTAACTCAATCAATAACCAGATGGTGCCGGTACGCCTGACAGAAACGGAAGTGGACGAAATCTTCCAGTATGTCGAAGCCAATGAAGGCGCCGAAGTGACGGTTGATCTGGAAACCATGACGGTCAGTGCCAACGGCAAATCGTATTCATTTGAAATCGACGAGTTCCGCCGCCACTGCCTGCTGAACGGTCTGGATAACATTGGCCTGACGCTGCAACACGAAGATAAAATCGCGGAATATGAAAGCAAGATCCCGGCTTTCTTAGCCTGA